The proteins below are encoded in one region of Chelmon rostratus isolate fCheRos1 chromosome 21, fCheRos1.pri, whole genome shotgun sequence:
- the rsph1 gene encoding radial spoke head 1 homolog, whose product MSDAGSDEFDDERSQLGEYEGDRNEAGERHGVGKAILPNGDIYQGQYENGKRHGEGTYRFKNGSRYVGDYYQNMKHGQGTFYYPDGSKYEGSWVEDLRQGHGVYTYPNGDTYDGEWLRHMRHGQGIYHYHETGSKYKGSWVNGNMESAGEYIHSNHRYKGNFVNNNPCGPGKYVFDIGCEQHGEYHQTEQDQAEGKWGEMASTPVLRWIPKCITGLTHWTPGQETSAGEKNTASAEEVAENQPV is encoded by the exons atgtccGATGCAGGATCTGATGAGTTTGACGACGAACGCAGTCAACTCGGG GAATATGAAGGGGACAGAAAtgaggcaggagagagacacGGAGTCGGTAAAGCTATTCTGCCCAACGGAGACATTTATCAAGGGCAGTATGAGAACGGCAAAAGACATGGAGAG GGAACATATCGCTTCAAGAATGGGTCGAGATACGTTGGAGACTATTACCAGAATATGAAACATGGACAGGGCACCTTCTACTACCCAGATGGCTCTAAATATGAAG ggTCGTGGGTTGAGGACCTGAGACAGGGTCATGGTGTCTACACTTACCCCAATGGGGACACGTATGATGGAGAGTGGCTGCGCCATATGAG GCATGGCCAGGGCATTTACCACTACCATGAAACTGGCTCGAAGTACAAGGGCTCATGGGTGAATGGCAATATGGAGTCAGCTGGGGAGTACATCCACTCGAACCACAGATACAAGGGTAACTTTGTCAACAATAAT CCGTGTGGCCCGGGGAAGTATGTGTTTGACATTGGGTGTGAGCAGCATGGTGAATACCACCAAACAGAGCAG GACCAAGCGGAGGGCAAGTGGGGCGAGATGGCCTCCACCCCAGTCCTCAGGTGGATTCCCAAGTGCATCACAGGCCTGACGCACTGGACTCCAGGCCAAGAGACTTCAG CTGGAGAAAAGAACACAGCTTCAGCAGAGGAGGTGGCAGAGAACCAACCCGTGTGA
- the adprm gene encoding manganese-dependent ADP-ribose/CDP-alcohol diphosphatase, whose amino-acid sequence MDDCPQQTPLFTFGVIADIQYADIDDGYNYSRTRRRYYRGGLQLLRNAQESWSESPVKPEFILQLGDIIDGFNKDHGASDRALDTVLREFSSSAVEVHHVWGNHEFYNFSRSALLRSKLNSSPHADRSLSGALAGTDIYAYHFSPFPGFTFVVLDAYDVSLLGREETSEQYGDALSLIRQYNNNENLNCPPESEGLQQRFSMINGGFSKVQLDWLDSVLSSADEKRERVTIVSHLPVHPYSTDPICLAWNFNELLAIIRSHSSVVCYMCGHDHDGGYHRDKDTGVHHLTVEGVIETPPDGNAFGTVSVYEDRMVLKGNGRIADRVFLFPGCQSDADHREK is encoded by the exons ATGGACGACTGTCCTCAGCAAACGCCCCTGTTTACATTCGGCGTGATCGCGGACATTCAGTACGCAGATATCGACGACGGATACAACTACAGCCGGACGAGGAGGCGGTACTACCGGGGCGGCCTCCAGCTGCTGAGAAATGCCCAGGAAAGTTGGTCAGAGTCGCCTGTCAAACCCGAGTTCATCCTCCAGTTGGGGGACATTATCGACGGCTTCAACAAAGACCACGGCGCCTCGGACCGAGCACTGGACACGGTGCTGAGAGAGTTCAGCTCCAGCGCCGTGGAGGTCCACCATGTGTGGGGCAACCACGAGTTTTACAACTTCAGCAGGAGCGCGCTGCTGCGTTCAAAGCTCAACAGCAGCCCGCACGCCGACAGGAGCCTGAGCGGAGCCCTGGCCGGCACTGATATCTACGCCTACCACTTCAGCCCGTTTCCCGGCTTCACGTTTGTTGTCCTGGACGCGTATGATGTGAGCCTGCTGGGCAGAGAGGAGACCAGCGAACAGTACGGCGATGCTTTGAGTCTGATAAGACAGTACAACAACAACGAGAATCTCAACTGCCCACCGG agtcTGAGGGCCTGCAGCAGAGGTTTTCAATGATCAACGGCGGGTTCAGTAAGGTCCAGCTGGACTGGCTGGATTCTGTTCTGTCCTCGGCCGACGAGAAGCGGGAGAGAGTCACAATCGTCA GTCACCTCCCTGTACACCCCTACTCCACAGACCCCATCTGCCTCGCCTGGAACTTCAACGAGCTCCTGGCCATCATACGCTCCCACAGCAGCGTGGTGTGTTACATGTGCGGTCACGACCACGACGGCGGATACCACCGGGATAAAGACACGGGGGTGCACCACCTGACGGTAGAGGGGGTGATCGAGACTCCACCTGATGGCAATGCCTTCGGCACGGTCTCTGTGTACGAGGACAGGATGGTGCTGAAAGGGAACGGGAGGATTGCAGATCgagtgtttctgtttccagggTGCCAAAGTGACGCTGATCATagggaaaaatga
- the map2k4b gene encoding dual specificity mitogen-activated protein kinase kinase 4b isoform X1 yields MATPSPDSNSTSSSNSSSIVGSTSHHFHQQTQSSSMQETNTCWRCQNETGFQISLSGVSQSKRKALKLNFANPPVKPASRLPLNPTPPSFQNPHIERLRTHSIESSGKLKISPEQHCDFTAEDLRDLGEIGRGAYGSVNKMVHKPTGQIMAVKRIRSTVDEKEQKQLLMDLDVVMRSSDCPYIVQFYGALFREGDCWICMELMSTSLDKFYKYVYCALDDVIPEEILGKITLATVKALNHLKENLKIIHRDIKPSNILMDRRGNIKLCDFGISGQLVDSIAKTRDAGCRPYMAPERIDPSASRQGYDVRSDVWSLGITLYELATGRFPYPKWNSVFDQLTQVVKGEPPQLSNSEERQFSPKFINFVNLCLTKDESKRPKYKELLKRPFILMYEERFVDVASYVCRILDQIPASPISPMYVD; encoded by the exons ATGGCGACTCCCAGTCCTGACAGCAACTCCACAAgctccagcaacagcagcagcatagtAGGATCCACGTCGCACCATTTtcaccagcagacacagagcagcagcatgcaag AAACCAACACCTGCTGGAGATGTCAAAATGAAACAG GGTTTCAGATAAGCCTGTCTGGAGTGTCCCAAA GTAAACGTAAAGCTCTGAAGCTGAACTTCGCCAACCCTCCAGTGAAACCAGCCTCCAGGCTCCCACTCAATCCAACACCTCCCTCTTTCCAGAACCCTCACAT AGAGCGCCTGCGGACGCACAGTATCGAGTCGTCGGGGAAGCTGAAGATCTCTCCGGAGCAGCACTGTGACTTCACCGCGGAGGATCTGAGGGACCTCGGGGAGATCGGTCGCGGGGCGTACGGCTCCGTCAACAAGATGGTCCACAAACCCACGGGCCAGATCATGGCTGTCAAG AGGATTCGCTCCACCGTGGATGAGAAGGagcagaagcagctgctgatggatCTCGACGTGGTGATGAGGAGTAGTGACTGTCCCTATATCGTTCAGTTCTACGGCGCTCTCTTCAGAGAG GGGGACTGTTGGATTTGTATGGAGCTTATGTCTACCTCATTAGACAAATTCTACAAATATGTATATTGTGCATTAGATGATGTCATTCCAGAGGAAATATTAGGCAAAATAACATTAGCG ACCGTTAAAGCACTGAACCACTTAAAAGAAAACTTGAAAATAATTCACAGAG ACATCAAACCTTCCAACATTCTAATGGACCGAAGGGGTAACATCAAGCTGTGTGATTTCGGCATCAGCGGCCAGCTGGTGGACTCCATAGCCAAGACCAGAGATGCAGGCTGCAGGCCTTACATGGCG CCTGAAAGGATAGACCCCAGCGCTTCCAGACAAGGCTATGATGTCCGCTCTGACGTGTGGAGCTTGGGAATCACCCTG tACGAGCTGGCCACGGGAAGGTTCCCCTACCCCAAGTGGAATAGTGTTTTTGATCAGCTGACGCAGGTGGTGAAGGGTGAACCTCCCCAGCTCAGCAACTCAGAGGAGAGGCAGTTCTCCCCCAAGTTCATCAACTTTGTTAACCTATG CCTTACAAAGGATGAATCAAAAAGGCCAAAGTACAAAGAGCTTCTG AAACGTCCCTTCATTCTGATGTATGAAGAGCGTTTCGTGGACGTCGCCAGTTACGTGTGTCGCATCCTGGATCAGATCCCCGCCTCTCCCATCTCTCCCATGTATGTGGACTGA
- the map2k4b gene encoding dual specificity mitogen-activated protein kinase kinase 4b isoform X4 — MATPSPDSNSTSSSNSSSIVGSTSHHFHQQTQSSSMQGKRKALKLNFANPPVKPASRLPLNPTPPSFQNPHIERLRTHSIESSGKLKISPEQHCDFTAEDLRDLGEIGRGAYGSVNKMVHKPTGQIMAVKRIRSTVDEKEQKQLLMDLDVVMRSSDCPYIVQFYGALFREGDCWICMELMSTSLDKFYKYVYCALDDVIPEEILGKITLATVKALNHLKENLKIIHRDIKPSNILMDRRGNIKLCDFGISGQLVDSIAKTRDAGCRPYMAPERIDPSASRQGYDVRSDVWSLGITLYELATGRFPYPKWNSVFDQLTQVVKGEPPQLSNSEERQFSPKFINFVNLCLTKDESKRPKYKELLKRPFILMYEERFVDVASYVCRILDQIPASPISPMYVD, encoded by the exons ATGGCGACTCCCAGTCCTGACAGCAACTCCACAAgctccagcaacagcagcagcatagtAGGATCCACGTCGCACCATTTtcaccagcagacacagagcagcagcatgcaag GTAAACGTAAAGCTCTGAAGCTGAACTTCGCCAACCCTCCAGTGAAACCAGCCTCCAGGCTCCCACTCAATCCAACACCTCCCTCTTTCCAGAACCCTCACAT AGAGCGCCTGCGGACGCACAGTATCGAGTCGTCGGGGAAGCTGAAGATCTCTCCGGAGCAGCACTGTGACTTCACCGCGGAGGATCTGAGGGACCTCGGGGAGATCGGTCGCGGGGCGTACGGCTCCGTCAACAAGATGGTCCACAAACCCACGGGCCAGATCATGGCTGTCAAG AGGATTCGCTCCACCGTGGATGAGAAGGagcagaagcagctgctgatggatCTCGACGTGGTGATGAGGAGTAGTGACTGTCCCTATATCGTTCAGTTCTACGGCGCTCTCTTCAGAGAG GGGGACTGTTGGATTTGTATGGAGCTTATGTCTACCTCATTAGACAAATTCTACAAATATGTATATTGTGCATTAGATGATGTCATTCCAGAGGAAATATTAGGCAAAATAACATTAGCG ACCGTTAAAGCACTGAACCACTTAAAAGAAAACTTGAAAATAATTCACAGAG ACATCAAACCTTCCAACATTCTAATGGACCGAAGGGGTAACATCAAGCTGTGTGATTTCGGCATCAGCGGCCAGCTGGTGGACTCCATAGCCAAGACCAGAGATGCAGGCTGCAGGCCTTACATGGCG CCTGAAAGGATAGACCCCAGCGCTTCCAGACAAGGCTATGATGTCCGCTCTGACGTGTGGAGCTTGGGAATCACCCTG tACGAGCTGGCCACGGGAAGGTTCCCCTACCCCAAGTGGAATAGTGTTTTTGATCAGCTGACGCAGGTGGTGAAGGGTGAACCTCCCCAGCTCAGCAACTCAGAGGAGAGGCAGTTCTCCCCCAAGTTCATCAACTTTGTTAACCTATG CCTTACAAAGGATGAATCAAAAAGGCCAAAGTACAAAGAGCTTCTG AAACGTCCCTTCATTCTGATGTATGAAGAGCGTTTCGTGGACGTCGCCAGTTACGTGTGTCGCATCCTGGATCAGATCCCCGCCTCTCCCATCTCTCCCATGTATGTGGACTGA
- the map2k4b gene encoding dual specificity mitogen-activated protein kinase kinase 4b isoform X3, whose amino-acid sequence MATPSPDSNSTSSSNSSSIVGSTSHHFHQQTQSSSMQGFQISLSGVSQSKRKALKLNFANPPVKPASRLPLNPTPPSFQNPHIERLRTHSIESSGKLKISPEQHCDFTAEDLRDLGEIGRGAYGSVNKMVHKPTGQIMAVKRIRSTVDEKEQKQLLMDLDVVMRSSDCPYIVQFYGALFREGDCWICMELMSTSLDKFYKYVYCALDDVIPEEILGKITLATVKALNHLKENLKIIHRDIKPSNILMDRRGNIKLCDFGISGQLVDSIAKTRDAGCRPYMAPERIDPSASRQGYDVRSDVWSLGITLYELATGRFPYPKWNSVFDQLTQVVKGEPPQLSNSEERQFSPKFINFVNLCLTKDESKRPKYKELLKRPFILMYEERFVDVASYVCRILDQIPASPISPMYVD is encoded by the exons ATGGCGACTCCCAGTCCTGACAGCAACTCCACAAgctccagcaacagcagcagcatagtAGGATCCACGTCGCACCATTTtcaccagcagacacagagcagcagcatgcaag GGTTTCAGATAAGCCTGTCTGGAGTGTCCCAAA GTAAACGTAAAGCTCTGAAGCTGAACTTCGCCAACCCTCCAGTGAAACCAGCCTCCAGGCTCCCACTCAATCCAACACCTCCCTCTTTCCAGAACCCTCACAT AGAGCGCCTGCGGACGCACAGTATCGAGTCGTCGGGGAAGCTGAAGATCTCTCCGGAGCAGCACTGTGACTTCACCGCGGAGGATCTGAGGGACCTCGGGGAGATCGGTCGCGGGGCGTACGGCTCCGTCAACAAGATGGTCCACAAACCCACGGGCCAGATCATGGCTGTCAAG AGGATTCGCTCCACCGTGGATGAGAAGGagcagaagcagctgctgatggatCTCGACGTGGTGATGAGGAGTAGTGACTGTCCCTATATCGTTCAGTTCTACGGCGCTCTCTTCAGAGAG GGGGACTGTTGGATTTGTATGGAGCTTATGTCTACCTCATTAGACAAATTCTACAAATATGTATATTGTGCATTAGATGATGTCATTCCAGAGGAAATATTAGGCAAAATAACATTAGCG ACCGTTAAAGCACTGAACCACTTAAAAGAAAACTTGAAAATAATTCACAGAG ACATCAAACCTTCCAACATTCTAATGGACCGAAGGGGTAACATCAAGCTGTGTGATTTCGGCATCAGCGGCCAGCTGGTGGACTCCATAGCCAAGACCAGAGATGCAGGCTGCAGGCCTTACATGGCG CCTGAAAGGATAGACCCCAGCGCTTCCAGACAAGGCTATGATGTCCGCTCTGACGTGTGGAGCTTGGGAATCACCCTG tACGAGCTGGCCACGGGAAGGTTCCCCTACCCCAAGTGGAATAGTGTTTTTGATCAGCTGACGCAGGTGGTGAAGGGTGAACCTCCCCAGCTCAGCAACTCAGAGGAGAGGCAGTTCTCCCCCAAGTTCATCAACTTTGTTAACCTATG CCTTACAAAGGATGAATCAAAAAGGCCAAAGTACAAAGAGCTTCTG AAACGTCCCTTCATTCTGATGTATGAAGAGCGTTTCGTGGACGTCGCCAGTTACGTGTGTCGCATCCTGGATCAGATCCCCGCCTCTCCCATCTCTCCCATGTATGTGGACTGA
- the map2k4b gene encoding dual specificity mitogen-activated protein kinase kinase 4b isoform X2, whose product MATPSPDSNSTSSSNSSSIVGSTSHHFHQQTQSSSMQETNTCWRCQNETGKRKALKLNFANPPVKPASRLPLNPTPPSFQNPHIERLRTHSIESSGKLKISPEQHCDFTAEDLRDLGEIGRGAYGSVNKMVHKPTGQIMAVKRIRSTVDEKEQKQLLMDLDVVMRSSDCPYIVQFYGALFREGDCWICMELMSTSLDKFYKYVYCALDDVIPEEILGKITLATVKALNHLKENLKIIHRDIKPSNILMDRRGNIKLCDFGISGQLVDSIAKTRDAGCRPYMAPERIDPSASRQGYDVRSDVWSLGITLYELATGRFPYPKWNSVFDQLTQVVKGEPPQLSNSEERQFSPKFINFVNLCLTKDESKRPKYKELLKRPFILMYEERFVDVASYVCRILDQIPASPISPMYVD is encoded by the exons ATGGCGACTCCCAGTCCTGACAGCAACTCCACAAgctccagcaacagcagcagcatagtAGGATCCACGTCGCACCATTTtcaccagcagacacagagcagcagcatgcaag AAACCAACACCTGCTGGAGATGTCAAAATGAAACAG GTAAACGTAAAGCTCTGAAGCTGAACTTCGCCAACCCTCCAGTGAAACCAGCCTCCAGGCTCCCACTCAATCCAACACCTCCCTCTTTCCAGAACCCTCACAT AGAGCGCCTGCGGACGCACAGTATCGAGTCGTCGGGGAAGCTGAAGATCTCTCCGGAGCAGCACTGTGACTTCACCGCGGAGGATCTGAGGGACCTCGGGGAGATCGGTCGCGGGGCGTACGGCTCCGTCAACAAGATGGTCCACAAACCCACGGGCCAGATCATGGCTGTCAAG AGGATTCGCTCCACCGTGGATGAGAAGGagcagaagcagctgctgatggatCTCGACGTGGTGATGAGGAGTAGTGACTGTCCCTATATCGTTCAGTTCTACGGCGCTCTCTTCAGAGAG GGGGACTGTTGGATTTGTATGGAGCTTATGTCTACCTCATTAGACAAATTCTACAAATATGTATATTGTGCATTAGATGATGTCATTCCAGAGGAAATATTAGGCAAAATAACATTAGCG ACCGTTAAAGCACTGAACCACTTAAAAGAAAACTTGAAAATAATTCACAGAG ACATCAAACCTTCCAACATTCTAATGGACCGAAGGGGTAACATCAAGCTGTGTGATTTCGGCATCAGCGGCCAGCTGGTGGACTCCATAGCCAAGACCAGAGATGCAGGCTGCAGGCCTTACATGGCG CCTGAAAGGATAGACCCCAGCGCTTCCAGACAAGGCTATGATGTCCGCTCTGACGTGTGGAGCTTGGGAATCACCCTG tACGAGCTGGCCACGGGAAGGTTCCCCTACCCCAAGTGGAATAGTGTTTTTGATCAGCTGACGCAGGTGGTGAAGGGTGAACCTCCCCAGCTCAGCAACTCAGAGGAGAGGCAGTTCTCCCCCAAGTTCATCAACTTTGTTAACCTATG CCTTACAAAGGATGAATCAAAAAGGCCAAAGTACAAAGAGCTTCTG AAACGTCCCTTCATTCTGATGTATGAAGAGCGTTTCGTGGACGTCGCCAGTTACGTGTGTCGCATCCTGGATCAGATCCCCGCCTCTCCCATCTCTCCCATGTATGTGGACTGA